The proteins below come from a single Eremothecium sinecaudum strain ATCC 58844 chromosome II, complete sequence genomic window:
- the NAS6 gene encoding Nas6p (Syntenic homolog of Ashbya gossypii ADL142C; Syntenic homolog of Saccharomyces cerevisiae YGR232W (NAS6)), producing MSEFPLHEACMNGAYQQAVELLEENSSLVKVSDKDGRYPIHWAISFQHEEIVDELLSHMKKIDLDSLVDDSNWSPIHIAAAVGNYSIFEKLLKHDIAPLLDECTAQGTTPLHLACSKKHLKIVEKLIERGASVRKKDKKGQLPLHRACAIGASGLVKILCESKSPIDTKDNNGWPPLFHALSEGHGDIAVMLVRDYNAAWEDVKSNAEETALQVAVDKNVREYFVNNVN from the coding sequence ATGAGCGAATTTCCATTGCATGAGGCTTGTATGAATGGAGCCTATCAACAGGCGGTTGAGTTACTGGAAGAAAATAGCTCATTGGTAAAGGTAAGCGATAAAGATGGCCGGTATCCTATACATTGGGCGATTTCATTTCAACATGAAGAAATAGTTGACGAATTATTGTCTCACATGAAGAAAATTGATTTGGATTCTTTGGTAGACGACTCTAATTGGTCGCCCATTCAtattgctgctgctgtCGGTAACTATTCcatttttgaaaagttgTTGAAACATGATATAGCTCCCCTACTGGATGAATGTACTGCGCAAGGGACAACACCATTGCATTTGGCATGCTCAAAGAAGCACCTTAAAATTGTTGAGAAGCTTATCGAGCGCGGTGCTTCTGTTAGgaagaaggacaagaagGGGCAATTGCCTCTCCACAGGGCGTGCGCAATTGGTGCGAGCGGGTTAGTTAAGATCTTATGCGAGTCTAAGTCACCTATTGATACAAAGGACAACAATGGCTGGCCTCCGTTGTTCCACGCACTATCCGAGGGTCACGGGGATATTGCTGTCATGTTGGTTCGAGACTACAATGCTGCATGGGAAGATGTGAAGAGCAATGCTGAAGAGACAGCTCTTCAAGTTGCGGTTGACAAAAACGTCCGGGAATATTTTGTTAATAACGTCAATTGA
- the PHB2 gene encoding prohibitin subunit PHB2 (Syntenic homolog of Ashbya gossypii ADL141W; Syntenic homolog of Saccharomyces cerevisiae YGR231C (PHB2)) has translation MSRYPNDLQGFARLVQAQFARSRNGRMGARPPKGASMGIGGLVLLGGGLMLVNSSLFNVDGGHRAVLYSRLTGVKQNVLNEGTHFAIPWFQTPILYDVRSKPRNIASLTGTNDLQMVNITCRVLSRPDVKHLTTLHRTLGPEYDERVLPSIVNEVLKGVVAQFNASQLITQRDVVSRLIRDNLMRRASKFHILLDDVSITHMSFSPEFTRAVEAKQIAEQDAQRASIVVDKAKQEKVATIVRAQGEARSAELIGEAIKKSRDYVELKRLQTAAEISQILANSPNRVILDNEALLLNTITDSRVKK, from the coding sequence ATGAGTAGATATCCAAACGATTTACAAGGTTTTGCTAGGCTTGTACAAGCACAGTTTGCACGTTCAAGAAATGGCCGTATGGGAGCAAGACCACCAAAAGGCGCTTCTATGGGCATTGGAGGGTTAGTATTACTCGGTGGTGGTTTAATGCTTGTAAACTCCTCTCTGTTCAACGTTGATGGTGGTCACCGTGCTGTTTTATATTCAAGACTTACTGGTGTTAAACAAAATGTTCTAAATGAAGGTACACATTTTGCTATTCCATGGTTCCAGACACCAATTTTGTATGATGTCCGTTCAAAACCACGCAACATTGCGTCTTTAACTGGTACTAATGATTTGCAAATGGTTAATATAACGTGTAGAGTTCTATCAAGACCTGATGTGAAGCATTTGACCACTTTACATCGTACTTTGGGACCTGAGTACGATGAGAGAGTGTTGCCATCTATTGTAAATGAAGTTCTAAAAGGTGTTGTTGCACAATTCAATGCTTCCCAATTAATTACCCAGAGAGACGTTGTTTCTCGTTTAATCAGAGACAACCTAATGCGTCGTGCATCCAAGTTCCACATACTGCTAGATGATGTTTCCATCACGCACATGTCCTTCTCTCCAGAGTTTACACGGGCTGTAGAAGCAAAACAGATAGCAGAACAAGATGCACAGAGAGCCAGTATTGTGGTTGACAAGGCTAAGCAGGAGAAGGTCGCAACCATTGTGAGAGCTCAAGGTGAAGCCAGATCCGCTGAGTTGATTGGTGAGGCTATCAAGAAGTCCAGAGATTACGTCGAATTAAAGAGACTACAAACTGCTGCAGAGATCTCCCAAATCCTGGCAAACTCTCCAAACAGAGTCATCCTTGACAATGAGGCGCTCTTGTTGAACACTATCACTGACAGCAGAGTCAAAAAATGA
- the PHO81 gene encoding Pho81p (Syntenic homolog of Ashbya gossypii ADL143W; Syntenic homolog of Saccharomyces cerevisiae YGR233C (PHO81)) produces the protein MKFGKHLLSRQLELPEYNGHFINYKALKKLLKQLSVPVASEDRVSSSQEDDVSMGNKTPSLPSYQVLQSNKVSFFFRLERELEKVNEYYMEKEADIKIKFEILQTRYQDYLKKGRLSSKQVSSYRQIRDGIKKFERDLSHLEQFIELNRTGFSKVLKKWDKRSHSHTKDFYLLTVVSVQPVFAHNELSKWNDEILSMLLELEEVSNDDSKSVFDTSTSSIVKPRNYHIDPSTEFDLVTTPTFVPTHLKDNSSIESSFASVSHLADLELEVEGWYMEVLHVSKLNDQNLKQQLIKSFVETKVQSFVANKIHQEGIDKDLISKELLTKIFSLLVTSSIDDESLQYFFTCGKARIDLTQCKDDDLVFSRRNVFHEAASCQSQSRVFILNEALQQYHNSIIPEHTLRKLLNAQDVHARTPLHYACELGKTDFATLLIQSWMLDSVDIPDTDSKTPLVLSIIKNHVDITRLLLVDAKVNPNPEANESNKLQFSPLNVACAHENFQAAKMILECGNIDLQNVQDCQGLCPLHVVAKNGGNENLIKLLITYGADPNGVDNFNKWTPIFHAIQEGHSDTVRLLLNHGANWDVVDEDNLSPLFYALWEGNLSVLNILLEWSKKSSTQKRISSVSPKIPELKISFNDCLSSDSLGDIPDFELPPPIIPLRKYGHNFLEQKIFVKIVFQPGKESIKINKEDEIVLSEPGRVTLTSNFSDIIPRNVLLPLQDYEDRVIMFQVDKLEGFSIDFEVFPTFGTRLIAKTNAMSSIFREVNNQHYNDGHVILPLFDSRLKYVGTLELCYQVIFPYNGKPLEIAKYDTYWKSTTSREQGPIRQPFVTSSSLSGKFVNVMVTILSDGKVIAAPDKVIAISENVNLFLNDIRSEQLESLCKMKLDDIPKIQTVDQLKQLLRNRYMDLDTLLAQTDPNIKMDIHVYFPTPAEISTIPVNVSPLVNVNKFVDNLLLITFCHMRYLNHNNMHTRSIVFSSCNALLCSILNWKQPNYPVIYRMNGLKKEDGVFVEETSNHLKHLAADPSAVSFTDYCSRSIREVVNFAANNNLLGICIPLELLKITPKIIERIKQCGLLLIGSQLPDDDRESFEFLDSDISAINTVSELEFRALSK, from the coding sequence ATGAAATTTGGTAAACATCTTTTAAGCAGACAGTTGGAGCTACCTGAATACAATGGGCACTTTATAAACTATAAGGCTCTGAAGAAACTGCTGAAACAGTTATCGGTTCCCGTGGCATCTGAAGATCGAGTGTCCTCTTCACAAGAGGATGACGTATCCATGGGTAATAAGACACCGTCGCTTCCATCTTACCAGGTCTTACAAAGTAATAAAGTGTCCTTTTTTTTCAGGTTAGAAAGGGAATTGGAAAAGGTAAATGAATATTATATGGAGAAGGAAGCGGACATAAAAATTAAGTTCGAGATTCTTCAGACAAGATATCAGGATTACTTAAAAAAGGGTAGATTAAGTTCCAAACAGGTTTCTTCGTATCGCCAAATTAGGGATGGAATAAAGAAGTTTGAAAGAGATTTGTCTCATTTGGAGCAATTTATAGAGCTGAATAGGACAGGCTTTTCCAAGGTTCTGAAAAAATGGGATAAGAGATCGCACTCACATACAAAGGACTTTTATTTGTTAACTGTGGTATCTGTGCAGCCGGTTTTTGCCCATAACGAACTCTCAAAATGGAATGATGAGATTTTGTCTATGTTACTTGAGTTGGAAGAGGTCAGTAACGATGATAGTAAATCTGTGTTTGACACTAGTACTTCGTCAATTGTAAAGCCACGTAATTACCATATTGACCCCTCAACAGAATTTGACCTAGTAACGACTCCTACTTTCGTACCGACGCATTTAAAAGACAATTCTAGTATAGAATCCTCGTTCGCATCTGTGAGTCATCTAGCTGATCTTGAGTTAGAAGTCGAAGGATGGTACATGGAGGTGTTACATGTTAGCAAATTAAATGACCAGAACCTAAAGCAGCAACTGATAAAGTCCTTTGTTGAAACTAAAGTTCAATCTTTCGTTGCTAATAAAATTCATCAAGAAGGTATAGACAAGGATCTAATTTCAAAGGAGCTCCTGACTAAAATATTTTCACTTTTAGTCACCAGCAGTATTGATGACGAGTCTTTACAATATTTCTTTACATGTGGAAAAGCTCGTATTGATCTCACACAATGCAAAGATGACGATCTGGTTTTCTCTAGGAGGAACGTTTTTCATGAAGCTGCCAGTTGCCAATCACAATCTAGGGTTTTCATATTAAATGAGGCTTTACAACAATATCATAATTCCATTATTCCTGAGCATACGCTACGAAAGCTACTGAATGCCCAAGATGTCCATGCACGTACTCCACTACACTACGCATGTGAATTAGGGAAAACAGATTTTGCAACTCTTCTGATACAGTCTTGGATGTTAGACTCGGTTGATATTCCAGACACAGACTCAAAAACACCCTTGGTTTTATCAATTATCAAGAATCATGTCGATATAACGAGGCTTTTGTTAGTTGATGCCAAAGTCAATCCCAATCCGGAAGCTAATGAGTCTAATAAACTGCAATTTTCCCCTTTAAACGTTGCATGTGCTCACGAGAATTTTCAGGCTGCGAAAATGATCTTGGAATGCGGTAATATTGACCTGCAAAATGTACAAGATTGTCAAGGCCTGTGTCCCTTGCATGTTGTAGCTAAAAATGGTGGAAATGAGAACTTGATTAAGCTGTTAATTACTTACGGTGCGGATCCTAACGGTGTAGATAATTTTAACAAATGGACTCCGATTTTTCATGCAATACAGGAAGGTCATAGTGATACAGTCCGGCTACTTCTAAACCATGGGGCTAATTGGGATGTAGTTGACGAAGATAATTTGTCACCACTATTTTATGCCTTGTGGGAAGGTAACCTCTCAGTTTTGAATATCCTTTTGGAGTGGTCAAAGAAATCCTCTACTCAAAAACGCATCTCATCCGTGTCTCCGAAAATCCCGGAACTAAAAATATCATTTAATGACTGTTTGAGTTCAGACTCGTTAGGTGACATACCAGATTTTGAACTGCCTCCACCAATTATTCCTTTAAGGAAATATGGGCATAATTTCCTGGAACAAAAGATATTCGTGAAAATAGTGTTTCAACCAGGGAAAGAGTCAATCAAGATTAATAAGGAGGACGAAATAGTTTTGTCGGAACCTGGAAGGGTGACTTTGACATCTAATTTTTCGGATATCATTCCTCGTAATGTCTTGTTGCCATTGCAAGATTATGAAGATCGAGTAATTATGTTCCAGGTTGACAAACTCGAAGGTTTTTCTATTGACTTTGAAGTATTTCCAACTTTCGGAACGAGGCTCATTGCTAAGACCAATGCAATGTCCTCAATCTTTCGCGAAGTTAATAATCAACATTATAACGACGGGCATGTAATTTTACCGCTGTTTGATTCTAGACTGAAGTATGTCGGCACTTTAGAGTTATGCTACCAGGTTATTTTTCCATACAATGGTAAACCTTTGGAAATTGCCAAGTATGACACATACTGGAAATCTACCACTAGTAGAGAGCAGGGGCCCATTCGCCAACCTTTTGTCACATCATCGTCATTATCTGGCAAGTTCGTCAACGTTATGGTCACTATCTTGAGTGACGGAAAAGTTATAGCAGCTCCTGACAAGGTTATTGCCATCTCAGAAAATGTAAACCTTTTCCTAAACGATATAAGATCAGAACAGTTGGAAAGCCTGTGTAAGATGAAGCTCGATGATATACCGAAAATTCAGACTGTTGATCAACTAAAGCAGCTCTTACGAAACCGGTATATGGACCTTGATACTTTACTGGCCCAAACCGATCCAAATATTAAAATGGATATTCATGTTTACTTTCCAACACCAGCGGAAATTAGTACTATCCCGGTTAATGTTTCTCCTCTCGTTAATGTCAACAAATTTGTTGATAATTTACTATTAATCACTTTCTGCCATATGCGATACTTGAACCACAATAACATGCACACACGTTCAATTGTATTCTCATCCTGCAACGCTCTCCTTTGTTCCATATTAAACTGGAAGCAACCTAACTACCCGGTTATATATCGAATGAATGGATTAAAAAAGGAGGATGGTGTTTTTGTCGAAGAAACTTCAAATCACCTAAAGCACTTAGCTGCTGACCCAAGTGCAGTATCCTTTACTGACTACTGCTCTCGTTCGATTCGGGAAGTTGTGAATTTTGCTGCGAATAATAATTTGCTTGGTATCTGTATTCCTCTGGAATTACTGAAGATTACACCTAAAATAATTGAACGAATCAAGCAATGTGGGCTCTTGTTAATAGGTTCTCAACTACCCGATGATGATCGGGAATCTTTTGAGTTTCTCGATTCTGACATAAGTGCAATAAATACCGTATCCGAGCTGGAATTCAGGGCGCTCTCTAAATGA
- a CDS encoding HBL268Wp (Syntenic homolog of Saccharomyces cerevisiae YHR153C (SPO16) not in Ashbya gossypii), producing MNIVEVSSVENLTTTVKVFVVDVYDIAKQAQVDSRQVPQIKIQNKLVSAACDLLKQASLMVSKDNIINFDLLNLEFPLWFWVKMYVSILLLKLTKKINNHHNTNNALPLNTASTLLHQRQSFAMDTT from the coding sequence atgAATATTGTCGAAGTAAGCAGCGTGGAAAATCTAACAACAACCGTCAAAGTATTTGTCGTAGACGTTTACGATATTGCTAAACAAGCCCAAGTTGACTCTAGACAAGTACCTCAAATAAAAATACAAAATAAATTAGTCTCTGCAGCCTGCGATTTATTGAAACAGGCTTCACTTATGGTCTCTAAAGACAATATAATAAATTTCGACTTGTTGAACCTTGAATTTCCTCTCTGGTTCTGGGTTAAGATGTATGTGTCAATTCTATTATTAAAACTaacaaaaaaaattaataatCACCATAATACTAACAACGCACTTCCACTGAATACAGCTTCCACACTGCTGCATCAAAGACAAAGTTTCGCTATGGATACTACGTAA